From one Musa acuminata AAA Group cultivar baxijiao chromosome BXJ2-6, Cavendish_Baxijiao_AAA, whole genome shotgun sequence genomic stretch:
- the LOC135614290 gene encoding ras-related protein RHN1-like isoform X4, with the protein MARMGSNNIQAKLVGASWRYGNWKDKHSAEESTIGAAFFSQVLSLNEGIVKFDIWDTAGQERYRSLVPMYYHGAAAAIIVYDISNMDSYVRAKKWVRELQRQGNPYLIMALVGNKIDLEAKRKVESEEGLQYAQENGLFFIETSAKTAENINELFYEIGKLLSHHLNAFLITCHLSSLTAKRLAKARPPQSSGMNLSNETQVRERRLFCCSG; encoded by the exons ATGGCCCGGATGGGGAGCAACAACATACAAGCCAAGCTGGTGG GTGCTTCTTGGAGATATGGGAACTGGAAAGACAAGCATAGTGCTGAG GAATCAACAATAGGAGCTGCATTCTTCTCTCAAGTCCTATCACTTAATGAGGGTATTGTAAAATTTGATATATGGGACACTGCTGGGCAAGAACGATATCGTAGTTTGGTCCCCATGTACTACCATGGTGCAGCTGCAGCTATCATTGTCTATGATATCTCAAACATG GATTCATATGTTAGAGCAAAAAAGTGGGTTCGAGAACTCCAAAGACAAG GAAACCCATATCTGATAATGGCATTGGTCGGGAACAAGATTGACTTGGAGGCAAAAAGGAAGGTGGAATCTGAG GAAGGCTTGCAATATGCCCAAGAGAATGGGTTGTTCTTCATTGAAACTTCTGCAAAAACAGCAGAGAACATCAACGAGCTCTTCTATGAAATAGGTAAACTTCTCTCTCACCATCTCAATGCATTCCTAATAACATGCCATCTTTCATCCCTCACAGCCAAGAGACTTGCTAAAGCCCGGCCACCGCAGTCATCCGGGATGAACTTGTCCAATGAAACACAAGTCAGGGAGAGAAGGCTGTTCTGCTGCTCGGGATGA
- the LOC135614290 gene encoding ras-related protein RHN1-like isoform X1, which produces MLSRILLHLPSDDDLPHKASSTHPFSLLLVLISWPGWGATTYKPSWWVLLGDMGTGKTSIVLRFVKGQYFDSQESTIGAAFFSQVLSLNEGIVKFDIWDTAGQERYRSLVPMYYHGAAAAIIVYDISNMDSYVRAKKWVRELQRQGNPYLIMALVGNKIDLEAKRKVESEEGLQYAQENGLFFIETSAKTAENINELFYEIGKLLSHHLNAFLITCHLSSLTAKRLAKARPPQSSGMNLSNETQVRERRLFCCSG; this is translated from the exons ATGCTGTCTCGAATCCTTCTTCATCTTCCCTCCGACGATGACCTACCTCATAAAGCTTCCTCAACACATCCCTTCTCCCTTTTGCTGGTGTTGATCTCATGGCCCGGATGGGGAGCAACAACATACAAGCCAAGCTGGTGG GTGCTTCTTGGAGATATGGGAACTGGAAAGACAAGCATAGTGCTGAGGTTTGTCAAAGGCCAATATTTTGACTCTCAG GAATCAACAATAGGAGCTGCATTCTTCTCTCAAGTCCTATCACTTAATGAGGGTATTGTAAAATTTGATATATGGGACACTGCTGGGCAAGAACGATATCGTAGTTTGGTCCCCATGTACTACCATGGTGCAGCTGCAGCTATCATTGTCTATGATATCTCAAACATG GATTCATATGTTAGAGCAAAAAAGTGGGTTCGAGAACTCCAAAGACAAG GAAACCCATATCTGATAATGGCATTGGTCGGGAACAAGATTGACTTGGAGGCAAAAAGGAAGGTGGAATCTGAG GAAGGCTTGCAATATGCCCAAGAGAATGGGTTGTTCTTCATTGAAACTTCTGCAAAAACAGCAGAGAACATCAACGAGCTCTTCTATGAAATAGGTAAACTTCTCTCTCACCATCTCAATGCATTCCTAATAACATGCCATCTTTCATCCCTCACAGCCAAGAGACTTGCTAAAGCCCGGCCACCGCAGTCATCCGGGATGAACTTGTCCAATGAAACACAAGTCAGGGAGAGAAGGCTGTTCTGCTGCTCGGGATGA
- the LOC135614290 gene encoding ras-related protein RHN1-like isoform X5: protein MARMGSNNIQAKLVLLGDMGTGKTSIVLRFVKGQYFDSQESTIGAAFFSQVLSLNEGIVKFDIWDTAGQERYRSLVPMYYHGAAAAIIVYDISNMDSYVRAKKWVRELQRQGNPYLIMALVGNKIDLEAKRKVESEEGLQYAQENGLFFIETSAKTAENINELFYEIAKRLAKARPPQSSGMNLSNETQVRERRLFCCSG from the exons ATGGCCCGGATGGGGAGCAACAACATACAAGCCAAGCTG GTGCTTCTTGGAGATATGGGAACTGGAAAGACAAGCATAGTGCTGAGGTTTGTCAAAGGCCAATATTTTGACTCTCAG GAATCAACAATAGGAGCTGCATTCTTCTCTCAAGTCCTATCACTTAATGAGGGTATTGTAAAATTTGATATATGGGACACTGCTGGGCAAGAACGATATCGTAGTTTGGTCCCCATGTACTACCATGGTGCAGCTGCAGCTATCATTGTCTATGATATCTCAAACATG GATTCATATGTTAGAGCAAAAAAGTGGGTTCGAGAACTCCAAAGACAAG GAAACCCATATCTGATAATGGCATTGGTCGGGAACAAGATTGACTTGGAGGCAAAAAGGAAGGTGGAATCTGAG GAAGGCTTGCAATATGCCCAAGAGAATGGGTTGTTCTTCATTGAAACTTCTGCAAAAACAGCAGAGAACATCAACGAGCTCTTCTATGAAATAG CCAAGAGACTTGCTAAAGCCCGGCCACCGCAGTCATCCGGGATGAACTTGTCCAATGAAACACAAGTCAGGGAGAGAAGGCTGTTCTGCTGCTCGGGATGA
- the LOC135614290 gene encoding ras-related protein RHN1-like isoform X2, with the protein MLSRILLHLPSDDDLPHKASSTHPFSLLLVLISWPGWGATTYKPSWWVLLGDMGTGKTSIVLRFVKGQYFDSQESTIGAAFFSQVLSLNEGIVKFDIWDTAGQERYRSLVPMYYHGAAAAIIVYDISNMDSYVRAKKWVRELQRQGNPYLIMALVGNKIDLEAKRKVESEEGLQYAQENGLFFIETSAKTAENINELFYEIAKRLAKARPPQSSGMNLSNETQVRERRLFCCSG; encoded by the exons ATGCTGTCTCGAATCCTTCTTCATCTTCCCTCCGACGATGACCTACCTCATAAAGCTTCCTCAACACATCCCTTCTCCCTTTTGCTGGTGTTGATCTCATGGCCCGGATGGGGAGCAACAACATACAAGCCAAGCTGGTGG GTGCTTCTTGGAGATATGGGAACTGGAAAGACAAGCATAGTGCTGAGGTTTGTCAAAGGCCAATATTTTGACTCTCAG GAATCAACAATAGGAGCTGCATTCTTCTCTCAAGTCCTATCACTTAATGAGGGTATTGTAAAATTTGATATATGGGACACTGCTGGGCAAGAACGATATCGTAGTTTGGTCCCCATGTACTACCATGGTGCAGCTGCAGCTATCATTGTCTATGATATCTCAAACATG GATTCATATGTTAGAGCAAAAAAGTGGGTTCGAGAACTCCAAAGACAAG GAAACCCATATCTGATAATGGCATTGGTCGGGAACAAGATTGACTTGGAGGCAAAAAGGAAGGTGGAATCTGAG GAAGGCTTGCAATATGCCCAAGAGAATGGGTTGTTCTTCATTGAAACTTCTGCAAAAACAGCAGAGAACATCAACGAGCTCTTCTATGAAATAG CCAAGAGACTTGCTAAAGCCCGGCCACCGCAGTCATCCGGGATGAACTTGTCCAATGAAACACAAGTCAGGGAGAGAAGGCTGTTCTGCTGCTCGGGATGA
- the LOC135614291 gene encoding 36.4 kDa proline-rich protein-like, translated as MGRLIAATLFLLIFTLLHSSLACPKCPYPTPSIPHPKHHPKHPPKVKPYPKPKPHPPKPPVVGPPKPPPVVPPPLPPVVVPQPPPYVKPPPVPPVVGPPKPPPVVYPPVPPVVGPPKPPPVVYPPVPPVVGPPKPPPVVYPPVPPVVGPPKPPPVVYPPQPCPPPPPPKETCPADTLKLGACVDLISGMIPIRIGADAKSTCCPVLQGLADLDAALCLCTTIKAKLLNLNLVLPVALELLIGCGKSLPPGYQCPA; from the coding sequence ATGGGGAGGCTCATTGCAGCCaccctcttcctcctcatcttcaCACTCCTGCATTCCTCCCTTGCGTGTCCCAAATGTCCATATCCCACTCCCTCCATCCCACACCCTAAGCACCACCCGAAGCACCCTCCCAAGGTGAAACCCTACCCTAAGCCCAAACCTCACCCTCCAAAGCCACCAGTAGTTGGCCCTCCTAAACCTCCTCCGGTTGTCCCACCACCACTCCCACCTGTAGTTGTTCCCCAACCTCCTCCCTATGTGAAGCCTCCGCCTGTGCCGCCCGTTGTCGGTCCACCCAAGCCTCCTCCGGTGGTGTACCCCCCCGTGCCGCCTGTTGTCGGTCCACCCAAGCCTCCTCCGGTGGTGTACCCGCCCGTTCCGCCCGTTGTCGGGCCACCCAAGCCTCCTCCGGTGGTGTACCCGCCCGTTCCGCCTGTTGTCGGGCCACCCAAGCCACCTCCGGTGGTGTACCCACCCCAGCCgtgcccgccgccgccgccgcccaagGAGACATGCCCGGCGGACACGCTGAAGCTGGGAGCCTGCGTCGACCTGATCAGCGGCATGATACCCATTCGGATCGGGGCGGACGCCAAGTCGACGTGCTGCCCGGTGCTGCAAGGCCTGGCAGATCTCGACGCCGCTCTGTGCCTCTGCACCACCATCAAGGCGAAGTTGCTCAACCTCAATCTTGTGCTGCCCGTTGCGTTGGAGTTGCTTATTGGGTGCGGGAAGAGCCTTCCTCCCGGTTATCAATGCCCTGCTTAG
- the LOC135614289 gene encoding probable serine/threonine-protein kinase At1g54610 encodes MGCIQAKGPSMDSPLGESHLNVMMHENDYFPVRRDDDKRQPLVIRPPPGRGAHGTVVMCEEESEGKAVVPENTLLPPTQLVKPVVGDADELVDGWPRWLVNNVPPEMLAGLIPKSADSYEKLDKVGQGTYSNVYKARDRDTGKIVALKKVRFDTSESESVKFMAREIMILQKLDHPNVIKLEGLATSRMHYSLYLVFDYMRSDLARVISRSDARLTEPQVKCYMRQILSGLQHCHERGILHRDIKGSNLLIDKNGVLKIADFGLANFYNPNKKCSLTSRVVTLWYRAPELLLGTTDYGVGIDLWSAGCLLAEMFVGKPIMPGRNEVEQLYKIFKLCGSPSEDYWRKLKLATIFQPPPPYKPSIVETFGDFSSSALSLLMVLLALDPSNRGTAASALQSDFFSTRPSACDLSDLPVMYKEADEPIQSYERRKRNASSKQQSRRQRDGERKLVTVNTKSDSGSSKEEKPTDLLTDSQEPGSSTGSSSSSIKAEGSTPIQRESQRTRLPYSPYV; translated from the exons ATGGGTTGCATCCAGGCCAAGGGCCCCTCCATGGATTCTCCCCTCGGAGAGAGCCACCTCAACGTGATGATGCACGAAAACGACTACTTCCCCGTCCGACGCGACGACGACAAGCGACAGCCCCTGGTCATCCGGCCGCCGCCGGGCCGCGGAGCACACGGCACGGTCGTGATGTGCGAAGAAGAAAGCGAGGGCAAGGCAGTAGTGCCTGAAAATACCTTGCTTCCGCCGACCCAACTGGTGAAGCCGGTGGTCGGTGACGCAGATGAGTTGGTCGATGGATGGCCTCGCTGGCTTGTCAACAATGTTCCACCAGAGATGCTCGCCGGGTTGATCCCAAAGAGTGCCGATTCCTACGAAAAACTTGATAAG GTAGGCCAGGGGACATATAGCAATGTGTACAAAGCTCGAGATCGTGATACAGGAAAAATTGTTGCCTTAAAGAAGGTTCGCTTTGACACATCAGAATCTGAGAGTGTGAAATTCATGGCAAGAGAAATTATGATACTGCAAAAGCTCGACCATCCCAACGTCATTAAACTTGAAGGGCTTGCTACTTCGAGAATGCATTACAGCTTATACCTTGTCTTTGATTATATGCGGTCTGATTTAGCAAGGGTTATTTCACGCTCTGATGCAAGACTCACTGAACCACAg GTAAAGTGTTATATGCGGCAAATTCTCTCTGGTCTACAGCACTGTCACGAGAGGGGAATCTTACATCGGGACATTAAGGGTTCCAATTTATTGATTGACAAAAATGGAGTGCTGAAAATTGCTGATTTTGGCCTTGCAAATTTTTATAATCCTAACAAGAAATGTTCACTTACGAGCAGAGTAGTGACCCTCTGGTATAGAGCACCTGAGTTGTTATTGGGTACTACAGATTATGGAGTTGGCATTGATCTCTGGAGTGCTGGTTGTCTTCTTGCTGAAATGTTTGTTGGGAAACCAATCATGCCCGGAAGGAATGAG GTTGAACagctctataaaatatttaagctatgtggatcaccatcaGAAGACTACTGGAGAAAGTTAAAGTTGGCTACTATCTTCCAACCCCCACCGCCTTACAAACCAAGCATTGTTGAAACTTTTGGAGATTTCTCATCATCTGCCCTTAGTTTATTGATGGTGCTTCTTGCGCTAGACCCCTCCAATCGTGGTACTGCAGCATCTGCTTTGCAAAGTGAT TTTTTCAGCACAAGGCCCTCGGCGTGTGACCTTTCAGACCTTCCTGTAATGTATAAAGAGGCTGATGAACCAATTCAGTCATATGAGCGAAGAAA GCGTAATGCTTCTTCGAAACAACAGTCTCGAAGACAAAGAGATGGTGAAAGGAAACTAGTAACTGTGAACACAAAAAGTGATTCTGGATCATCAAAAGAG GAGAAACCGACAGATCTGCTCACCGATAGCCAAGAACCGGGCAGCAGCACAGGAAGCTCTTCCTCTAGTATCAAAGCTGAAGGGTCAACTCCAATCCAAAGAGAATCACAGAGAACAAGGCTTCCTTACAGTCCATATGTTTGA
- the LOC135614290 gene encoding ras-related protein RHN1-like isoform X3 has product MARMGSNNIQAKLVLLGDMGTGKTSIVLRFVKGQYFDSQESTIGAAFFSQVLSLNEGIVKFDIWDTAGQERYRSLVPMYYHGAAAAIIVYDISNMDSYVRAKKWVRELQRQGNPYLIMALVGNKIDLEAKRKVESEEGLQYAQENGLFFIETSAKTAENINELFYEIGKLLSHHLNAFLITCHLSSLTAKRLAKARPPQSSGMNLSNETQVRERRLFCCSG; this is encoded by the exons ATGGCCCGGATGGGGAGCAACAACATACAAGCCAAGCTG GTGCTTCTTGGAGATATGGGAACTGGAAAGACAAGCATAGTGCTGAGGTTTGTCAAAGGCCAATATTTTGACTCTCAG GAATCAACAATAGGAGCTGCATTCTTCTCTCAAGTCCTATCACTTAATGAGGGTATTGTAAAATTTGATATATGGGACACTGCTGGGCAAGAACGATATCGTAGTTTGGTCCCCATGTACTACCATGGTGCAGCTGCAGCTATCATTGTCTATGATATCTCAAACATG GATTCATATGTTAGAGCAAAAAAGTGGGTTCGAGAACTCCAAAGACAAG GAAACCCATATCTGATAATGGCATTGGTCGGGAACAAGATTGACTTGGAGGCAAAAAGGAAGGTGGAATCTGAG GAAGGCTTGCAATATGCCCAAGAGAATGGGTTGTTCTTCATTGAAACTTCTGCAAAAACAGCAGAGAACATCAACGAGCTCTTCTATGAAATAGGTAAACTTCTCTCTCACCATCTCAATGCATTCCTAATAACATGCCATCTTTCATCCCTCACAGCCAAGAGACTTGCTAAAGCCCGGCCACCGCAGTCATCCGGGATGAACTTGTCCAATGAAACACAAGTCAGGGAGAGAAGGCTGTTCTGCTGCTCGGGATGA